A single window of Malus sylvestris chromosome 5, drMalSylv7.2, whole genome shotgun sequence DNA harbors:
- the LOC126624581 gene encoding glyceraldehyde-3-phosphate dehydrogenase GAPCP1, chloroplastic-like: protein MAASSLLRSTVSAPLIEASRADLAASAAASFKVSSVGFSRNLNCPKVQSSIFGTSIPTGSSSLQICSARSVQPIKATATELPPTVQRSGSGGKTKIGINGFGRIGRLVLRIASTRDDIEVVAVNDPLVDPKYMAYMFKYDSTHGIFDGSISVVDDSTLEINGKAIKVVSKRDPAEIPWGDYGVEYVVESSGIFTTLEKAALHKKGGAKKVVISAPSADAPMFVIGVNEKTYKPNMDIVSNASCTTNCLAPLAKVIHEEFGILEGLMTTVHATTATQKTVDGPSMKDWRGGRGAGQNIIPSSTGAAKAVGKVLPELNGKLTGMAFRVPTPNVSVVDLTCRLEKSSSYEDVKAAIRYAADGPLRGILGYTEDDVVSNDFVGDSRSSIFDAKAGLALSSSFVKLVSWYDNEWGYSNRVLDLIEHMALVAA from the exons ATGGCGGCTTCTTCTCTGCTCAGATCTACCGTCTCAGCTCCGTTGATCGAAGCCTCCCGCGCCGACCTCGCCGCCTCCGCCGCCGCCTCTTTCAAG GTGTCAAGCGTTGGGTTTAGCCGCAATCTGAACTGTCCCAAGGTGCAATCATCCATTTTTGGCACTTCCATCCCAACCGGTTCATCTTCTTTACA GATATGCAGCGCCAGGAGCGTCCAACCCATCAAGGCCACAGCCACCGAACTGCCACCAACAGTTCAGA GATCCGGGAGTGGTGGGAAGACAAAGATCGGAATCAACG GTTTCGGTAGAATTGGAAGGTTGGTTCTAAGGATTGCAAGCACAAGAGATGATATAGAAGTGGTAGCAGTCAATGATCCTCTAGTAGATCCCAAGTACATG GCTTACATGTTTAAGTATGACTCTACGCATGGAATATTCGATGGATCAATTAGTGTTGTGGATGATTCCACCTTGGAAATAAATGGCAAGGCAATCAAAGTTGTGAGCAAAAG AGATCCTGCTGAGATCCCTTGGGGTGATTATGGGGTTGAGTATGTTGTCGAATCTTCTGGGATTTTTACGACACTTGAGAAGGCCGCATTACATAAAAAG GGTGGTGCAAAGAAAGTGGTAATATCTGCCCCATCAGCCGATGCACCAATGTTTGTCATTGGAGTAAATGAGAAAACATACAAGCCAAATATGGACATTGTTTCTAATGCGAGCTGTACCACCAACTGCCTTGCTCCTCTTGCCAAG GTGATTCATGAGGAATTTGGTATTCTTGAGGGTTTGATGACAACTGTGCATGCAACTACAG CAACACAGAAGACAGTCGATGGCCCTTCAATGAAGGACTGGAGAGGAGGCCGAGGAGCTGGACAGAACATCATCCCTAGTTCTACTGGTGCTGCAAAG GCAGTTGGAAAAGTTCTACCAGAACTCAATGGAAAGCTCACTGGTATGGCCTTCCGTGTCCCCACTCCTAATGTATCTGTGGTGGACTTAACTTGTCGACTTGAGAAGAGTTCTTCATATGAGGATGTCAAAGCCGCGATCAG GTATGCTGCTGATGGGCCACTTAGAGGCATCCTTGGATACACAGAAGATGATGTCGTCTCCAATGATTTTGTTGGTGACTCAAG GTCCAGTATATTCGATGCCAAGGCTGGATTAGCACTTAGTTCCTCCTTTGTTAAGCTTGTTTCGTGGTACGACAACGAGTGGGGATACAG CAACCGAGTTTTGGACCTCATAGAGCACATGGCGTTGGTGGCAGCATAA